The Triticum aestivum cultivar Chinese Spring chromosome 5A, IWGSC CS RefSeq v2.1, whole genome shotgun sequence genomic sequence caccattGCTTGTACGAGTCCGTGCGCATCGCCTGTACCATCCACCACGAGTGGTGGCAGCTCCGCGTCAACGAGGTGGAGCGTGACCGCTTGTCGATGAGATTGCGGCGGAGGTAGGCACCAAGGCACCGCATGTGGTGGCTGACTGGAACGTCGCCAACGCTTGCATCTCCTTATCGTGGCGTAACGACTACGATGTCGGACCGTCCAATTCGATCATCGATCTCACTTCCACCGGCGACGTCGATGGTCGGTGGGCAGATTCCGACGAGGGGTAGGCTGTGGGTCATGGACGTACCCAATATCTTACAAAGAGCAGACTAGGGTTGAGTTTATCTTTTTTGTTATGTAAAAAATAATCTTGATGATATTAATGAAAATACTATATGTCCACGTTTATTTGGTGCACCGTATTGAATGATCGGCTCTTTTAAAGCAGTTTGCGGACACGTCcgtcaatttttttttttttttgagaatgacACGTCCAACATTTGGTTTGTGTATTTTGGCGTATAGCGCTGGAATTGCTGTAAACACGCACACAGACCCATCGGTACGCTTGGTCGCTCGCGTTTGGGCCACCCATATCCCATCGCTGGGTCCATTCGCCTGTCCCGGTTGCTTGCAGTGGGACGGATCACCTCGCGTCCGCGTCGTAGACCCGCCCATCCGTTTCAAAAATGGGTTTGGCTCCCCTCTGTCAGTCAATCACCTAGCCGACTGTGGTAGCCAGCGCGGCTCTCAGgtcatgtacaatggttgatagaacagttttatcttaagtcttgcatgtattTTAAAGATGATAAAAAGTATGTCTACAATGGGTTacatcttagccttatcttcaataaatAGTAATTCCTTAAAACATGATGAGACAAATTATGCTaaaagatcatctcttgtcttatcttaaataaaagaagacaagccttttcttatgagttctttttCCTCCatttcatcatttatcctacgtggcacttcTAAGATAGCATTATTATACATGTCCTTATACGATTGTTTGCGCCACTAGCACGTGCAAATCCAAACGAGTGCGTCCAATCCTGAATGAATTCAGTAGGCCATTAGGCCCGAGCGTTTCATGCGGGATGCGACACGACACGAGAGAGACTAGTACTTGGTCTCGGTGCATCACGAGACGAGAGGACCCGGGCAGTCAGTGGCCGGCCGTCGCTGATTGATTCGAGTTGAAGGAATCAAGGAAGCAACAACGGCGTCAAGGCAAACCATCCATCCTTCCTCGAGCCATCAAGACCGCTAGCTCTAGCGTAGCGATTATTCAGGTCAGGTCAAACCCACTGACGCGACGAAagcaatttttttctctttttttttgcgcttcAGGTAATGCAAGGAAAACAATGCCCATCTTCTGCGGCGACGATCTTATCGAATCGACCTCCAATTGGAATGTCCCATTATTTTCTCAATCAATGTCCCATGCAACAATCTAGAGTACCATCTATGGATGGATCTTATATACTACTAGTGCTTGTATAAAAGAACAAAATGTCAGCAGCCGGAGAACCGGGCCTGCATGTCCCCCGGAGATCCAAAGATGATTAGACACAAAATCTCGCGCTAGCCTGGCGGGAGCCGGACACGGCTTTCCGGCCCGGCCCATCCCCATCCGTCAACTAACCTCCCCCCTCTCTTCATCTTCAAATTAAAAACCCAGGGCACCCAAccgcaccacctcctcctcctcctattccTCCCCTGTCCCCGCACTTGCCACATCCAGCAGCCCGGAGCAGACCCGCCTCAACGCAGCAGGCAGCAATGCCTCCGGACGGCGACGCGGAGCTGGCGGCGGACGAGCTGCAGAGCCTCAGCTTCGGCTCCTCCGAGCGCTCCCGCTCCGCCTCCACCGTCTCCACCGCCACGGCCtcctgctccacctcctcctcctcggggcCAATCGCCGGCGTCCCCGCGCCGCGCTCCTGCAACCCCTCCGCCCTCGCCCCGCGCCTCGGCACGGTGCAGCTGTCGGACATCCGCTTCGTGCGGAGGCTCGGGGCCGGGGACATCGGCAGCGTCTACCTGGCCGAGGTGAAGGGCAAGGGCGGGGCGCTGGTGGCGGCCAAGGTGATGGACCGGAAGGAGCTCCAGGGCCGCAACAAGGAGGGCCGCGCGCGCACCGAGCGCGAGATCCTCGAGGCCGTCGACCACCCCTTCCTCCCGCGCCTCTACGGGGTCGCCGAGGGCGAGCGCTGGTCCTGCCTCCTCACCGAGTTCTGCCCCGGCGGCGATCTCCACGTCCTCCGCCAGAGGCAGCCGCACCGCCGATTCTCCGAGGCCGCCGTCAGGTACTACGCCACCTCCTCCTTCGTCACAACTACATAGGCATTCATGCACTTAATTATACTACCTCGAAAAATCAAACTTTTTCATAGTCTCTGTTTCTGTCTCTGTggaagcaaaaaaaaaagaatcaacAATTGCAAGGTTTGATCAGATTTTGTTAGGCTAAAACCGACGGTGAAGTAGCTACTAGTGATCACATAGCCTTTCCGGTTCCGGAGAAGAATGTGGCCGGTTTCCTGCGCGTTCTAGTCGGCTTCGTCTGTTTCACTTTGCCGTTTCTCCCCCCACTTTTGGCATAGTTTAATTAGAGCACTCCATTTTTAAGGATCTAGTGGACGCAAAGCCCAGTTCCGCGCATGGTTCCGCTGGCCCCATGTGTCTTCGGTTGGGCACGCATTTGTCCATTCATATGCAGTGCTTGTCTAGCCACAGTGCCCCTCATCCTGAAAACACAAGGCATAATAATATGACATCGATTGCTGCTGCCCCTTTGGACGGATCCCTAACCAAGATGGCAGGCACCATGGAGATAGCTTCCTTAACAGCACACGACCGCGACACATGAGGATGATACCGTTTTGCAAAACGGAGCCATGAATGAATGAAATAAACATCCAAACGACATCTTGCCCTGTTTCTTCGCATTCATGGGCCATCCCATCGATATCTCCCATGGCGTGGTGTTGGGTCCAGCTGCTCTCACTGTCGCGTCGCCAACAACAGTTTCTTGGTTGCTGATCATGCTCTCGGCTCTGAACCCAGCCAGCGGCCACACAGTTGCACGCCCACATTATCATCTCGCAGTGACcagtcagtcagtcagtcagtcagGAAGTGTTTGCATGTGGAGACCGGCAGCGCCCGCCCTGAAACCAAGCCTGCCCATGCGGAAGTGATGAAAAGCTGGGCTCGGCATATGCGCTTGCATGCTTCCCTCCTTTGCCGCATCTCTCTCCTTTTTCTCATCATTTTGTGCCTGCCGACGATATACTATACGAACGCTGATGTTACTTCCTTCCGGAATAGACTTAAAGTAGTATTATTCCCGGCCGTATGTACTACATCCATCGCTATGGgcgagaagaagaaaaaaggcaacAAATACGAGCTTTTCCTTTACtaaggcctcctttcgttcataggattgaaaaatcataggaatagaaaagtcataggaaataagatgacatgcatctcaaattctatgcataggaatagaaaagaagatgccctttgattcacaccATAGGATTTTTTTCATTGAGCCtaagctaatgtttattttcctatgaaatgtggaggataggaagaattcctccatagaaataggatttcattcctacaaaccaaagagctttgaaggaattttttctatagaaatcctatcctatgaaaatcCTACAAAATTCCTCCAAATCAAAGGAGGCTTAAAATGTGCAGTAAAGATAAGAAACAACAATATGAATTCACGGGAAAATAATGTCTTTGCTTAAACTTTGTGtagaaacaaaaggaaaaaaaataggagAGTGCAGCATGAGTTCATGAACGAGCGGCGGCCAAAAATATAGCAACAGTAAAATATGCTTTCGGCGGGCGCCATTGTATGCACGCACTCCGTTAAAAAGCCCACGTCGTACAACGTACTCCCacccacacacacatacatactATATACAGCCTTGCGAATGACGTGCACTCCAGCAGAAATGAAGCCTCGTTTCACGGGGCAGCACTAGTTGTTGCAGTACGAGCACTAGCAGCAGCCAGCGGTAGGCAGTAGTAGGTAGGAGTAGTTTGTATGCAAGGGCGTCGTGAATTTGGGTGGTACCTGCAACAGTCTTACTACTACCATCAACGTGTCGTGTGGCTTTATGGCAAGGCCGGTCGCCGTAGGCATTGCCGGTGGTGCACACGAGCCGCCCACCGTCCCTCCGCCCCGTGCTACGGCGCCGGAACCGGTCGCGGAACATGGCTTTTAAAATATACTCTCACCCTCATAAAACACCGGTGCGTGCTTGTGCTTGTGCTTGCTTGGTCAAGACCCAAGAGAGGCCAGCTTTTATTAACCCCCATGTGATTTGCCAAGAATCACAGCTCTGAAACACACGCACAGCACAGCACAGACATGGCCGCCCATGAATGCGGTCGACATCACGTAGTAAGGATTAAGctaattaggctggtcatagtggggagtaacttagactagtaacatacatatgttactagtctatgttactaccttcatagtgggtagtgtcataggtgtggtaacatagttgtcttcatttattactttgtagactcattatgcattggaaaccgctatgtgatggtaacatattatgttactctatttgcctctctcctcattaactacttgccacatcatcatttttgcttatgtggcatctatgttactatctatgttactcccactatgaccagccttaaccCGATGAAGGAACTATGAATCGAGTACATGCACACATGATGCTCGCCATTAAACTAGTCTAGGCTCCACCCCAACGTGCAACGCCCCCGCATCAATGATGCGCTAATTCCAGTACTGTCTCTTGCCTTTCTTCCGCCTCTGACTTTTTTGCTTGCTAGTAGGAGTAGCACTACTGGAGCGCACAGTGTCAGCCACCGTGCTAGCTTAGCTTAGCTAGGTTCAGATATACAGGTGAGTATGTGTCTTTTGGTTGCATGTGAATAAAGTCAAGAGTACGCTTTTGTGCTATGCAATTAGTTGCTTCTGTAGTAGTACTGTTTTCTTTTTCCACCAAACATGCACCGGGTCCATCGTTTCAGCCTGCTGGCTGTAAAATCTCGTTGCTAATTCGTAATTTTGGTTGCATTTGATAGATTATAGTACTAGTAGTGGCAATGGTGAATGACATGTAGTGTACTGCGGCAGGTTCTACGTGGCGGAGGTGGTGGCTGCGCTGGAGTACATTCACATGCTGGACATCGTGTACCGGGACCTCAAGCCGGAGAACGTGCTGGTCCGCGCCGACGGCCATATCATGCTCACCGACTTCGACCTCTCCCTCAAGTGCGACCCGACGGCCCCGACTCCGGCGCACGTCATCTCCGACCCCGTCGGCCTCACCGGCCGCCCCTCCGCGTCGTCCACCTGTATCATCCCTTCCTGCATCGTACCGTCGGTGTCCTGCTTCAGCCTCTTCCCCGGccgcggccgccggcgccggcgccgcaagaaggcctcgggcggcggtggcgggggcctGAACGgcagcagcgacggcagcctccCCACCGGCGTGCTGGACCTGGAGTTCGTGGCGGAGCCGGTGGAGCTCCGGTCCATGTCGTTCGTGGGCACGCACGAGTACCTGGCCCCGGAGATCGTGTCGGGCGAGGGCCACGGCAGCTCGGTGGACTGGTGGACgctgggcatcttcatcttcgaGCTCCTCTACGGGGTGACTCCCTTCAAGGGGTACGACAACGAGATGACCCTGGCCAACATCGTGGCCCGCGCGCTCGAGTTCCCCAAGGACCCCTCCGTCTCCTCCGCCGCCAGGGACCTCGTCACCGCGCTGCTCGCCAAGGACCCGGCGCGCAGGCTCGGCGCCACCGTCGGCGCCGCGGCCATCAAGCGCCACCCATTCTTCAACGGCGTCAACTGGGCGCTGCTCCGCTGCGCCACGCCGCCCTACGTGCCCCCGCCTTTCAGCGCCGCGGTCGCCACGGCCGCTGGCTCCGGCGGCCCCGGGAAGAAGAACAGccccaacgacgacgacgacgacatgtCGGACGACAGCTGCCCCGGCACGCCCGTGGAGTACTACTAGATCGGATCAGACACGAGGAAGCTCccgcgcacgcacgcacgtacgtGCAACCAACAAGATGCTGTCACTGACGGGACCCAAGCTGGAAGCTCGTACCACCCTTGTCCGACCCTGGCGCACGTGGTGGACCGCGCTGGATGGCGCGCACGAGGCGGCCTTTGGTTGGGAGCAGGGCGCGCGCGCGCGGCCAGGCGCGGCGCTGTCGCGTCAAATAGTTGCCGGCAGCGGCTGCGTCTGCGTGCGTGCGTACACGCCGTTCCAATAATAATTTATCGTTGCTTCTTTCTAGTATTTTGACTTTACATGGAGTAGATGTATGACACATAGTTAGCACTTGTAGCAGTAGTAGAGTTGTATTATGAGCGCTGTTTGCTAGTATGTCAGGGTTTTGCTCTGCTTGTAGTGGAGCTTTTTTGTGCAAAGATGGTTAATAATTTGATGTGCGTTTTGGGGATGGAGCTGCAGTACTTTTACGAATGATGAGGCCGGGGGCAAGGAGACATGGCTCATGATAGACCATCGGGTCTGGGCTTTGGGCGGCAGCCGGGGGACACGAACCGGTGGAGCGAAAGACGGCGAGAGCTGCAGCGGGGATCGATCATTGCCCCGGGAATTCTGCGCACTGCTTTCCCTTTCCCTGCGCGCTCGTGCGCCCGCGTTTGCCACCAAACTCGCTGATCGCACGTACTTCTAGATGTGATATTCATATTAGTACTCCAGATGATCGGATCGATGGCCCAGTAAAGGTGCCGCTGTTTTTACAGCGGTACCTGTACCTGGGTGAAAAAGGCAAAGGATGTCTTATCCTGCTGTGCTAAAGAAGTAAAGGCTGGCCGACTGCAGTTGCAATGATCATGCTTCATGCATGCTGCCTGTGTGCCTGCCATACTAGAATGCAAGTCAACCACATACGGTGGAATGAAAAAGAGGTGAGGGAAGCTGGGTATGGTAACACAGTGgacaaatttcgtgttttgacccttttctcaTACTTAATCGAGATCTGATCCTAATTTGTAAAAAAAAAAaaggatctgacccttttgctactgTCAGGGTTCATGGCGGTACTCGGTTCCACTTCAGATTCGCTGATACATCCACAGCGGGTCCACCTTGTCAAAAAACACGGAGAGGCGATTAGGGGGCGATCGTGAGGCGACCGCCGCCGActcgctagggttagggttttttgCCAGTGGTGGTGTGGATTCCGATGGCCTGTGTGGGACGACGGCGTTCCCTGATCGGGCTGATCGGATTGGGTTCTTAATCCCCGTGGTCTTCCATGGCGGAAAGAAGCGGCAGGGGAGGGATGGAGACCCCTCGGTCGAGGGCAACTCCCCGTGCGACGGAGATGAATAGGGCTGCTGGAGCGTTGATGATGAAAACGCCGGCGCCAAGGACGACTCCAACGGGCCTAAAGGATGGTGCAGGGAAGATGGCGACCGCAGAGAAGAGCAGAACCTCATCGACATCACCGGTAGATGGGAAGGAGTCGGCGGAGGCAGCAGGACTATCAGATCGGCTGGGAGGGCTAATTCTTACTGAGAAGGAGGCTTCCGGCTTTGTGTTTGGAGAAGCTAGGAAGGAGATGCCTAGGGCTACAAAGTGGTCGATCATTGGCAAATCTTTCACGCCCAGGCCGATGAATTTTAAAGCCCTAGAAAAATCTATGCAGAGGGCATTGGGCCTCCACAAGGAAGCAAAATTCTATGATATTGGGGGGAACAAGTTTGTGGTGCACTTTGGGAGCGAGGGTGATTGGAAGCATGCCCTTAATGGATGACCATGGCAGTTTGACTTCAATGTAGTTGTGTTGAAAGGTTATGAAGGCAATACTAGGCCGTCTGAGATGGTGTTTGACACAGTGGAGGTCTGGGTTAGGGTCACTGACCTTCCCCTGGACAACAGAACAGAGGCTTTTGGAAAGGCGCTCGGGAACTGGCTTGGTACAGCAGTAAGAGTGGATGTGGAAAAAGATGGATCAGCTAAAGGAGTTCATCTTAGGGTTCGCACAAAGCTGTCAATTTATGAGCCTCTCGTGAGGGGTTTCAATCTGAAGGAGACAGAAGATGATCCTGAAGGAACTTGGTACGACTTTGCTTATGAAAAAAATCCCTCACTTCTGTTTTGAATGTGGGAGGCTAGTTCACGGGACTGAAGGGTGTGTACCTCCCGTAAAGTCAGATATGCAATGGGGAGAGTGGCTCCGTGAGTCACCGGGGCGATCCTCCTCTTTCAGGGAGGGGGTGCAGAAGGGAGGGGGCCAAAACAGTCATAGTTTCAACAGTGCTCCCTCGAGCGAGAGTAATGGAGGCAAGAGGTCGGAGGGTTTTGTTAGAAATATTCCTACGAAGAGGAATCTGAACAGAGATTTTGACGGCTCAGCTGATTCCCGCACTGGCGGCAGAGAGAAGAGGGATGGAGAGGAGGTAAACAGCCCGATCAAGCAGCGGCACTAGCCGTCTGTGGATAAAGGCAAGGAGGCGAGGAATTGGCATGGAGAGGAAGGACAAGATGAGCCACGCAAGAAAGATCTGAGGGATGAGCTGGAGCGAAGAAAGGAGAAGGAAATGAGGAGCGATCTAAAGTACAAACAGATGGACATGAGACAAGAGTTAAGAAAGAGATATGCTGCTAAGAGGCGACCTGGGTATTATGTTAGGAGAATGAGGGATGAGTATGATTATCATCTTAAACATAATTATGATCATACCCGCTCTAATAGCAGAAAGAGGGCACCAAAACAGATGTGGGTGGCTAAGGGTGATCTGGACCAGCACAACAATCAGGATAATTTCATTCGGACCACTAGGCTGAAAACGGACTCGGAGTTTGACCGGATCTCCGAGCATGACCGCACTGTGTTTGACCGTATCTCAACAGCAGATGATAGATCGGCAGACCCTGCAAGGACGCAGGGCTGCGAGGAGCAATGATCGTTTTAGCCTGTAACTCCCGAGGATTGGGGTTGGACTCGGCAGTGGGCGAACTACGAGACCTGATTAGGTCATACAACCCAGCGGTGGTGTTTTTGTCAGAAACAAAAAAGAGGTCAGGGGCAATGGAGAGGCTCAAGTGGAGCATGGGCTTTAGACAGGGTGTAGCGGTGGACTGCAAAGGCAAAAGTGGAGGTCTAGCACTATGGTGGAGGGATCATGTTGATGTTACAGTGCGACCGTGGTGCCAATATTACATAGATGCAAAGATTGTGTACGAGGGTATCTCTTTTAGATTCACTGGAATCTATGGAGAGCCCAGCATTGAAAAGCGAACAAAGACGTGGGATGTACTTCGTTACCTCCGAGCACAAGATGATCTCCCGTGGCTCTGTGCGGGGGACTTTAATGAGGCACTTCGACAAAGTGAACAGCAAGGGGGTAATCCTAGGTCCTTGAACCAGATGGCACTGTTTGAGGAATGCTTGTCCGACTACGGACTAGTGGACTTGGTTTTTCCGGATATCCGTTCACTTGGGATAATAAACAGGATGCGAACGATAATATCCAAGTGAGGCTGGACCGGGCGACGTGTAATGCGGATTTTGCACAGATTTTCCCAGCAGTAGAGGTGCAACATATCATGACGGAGGAGTCTGACCACCAAGTGTTGCTCATTAGAGCAATGACAAGGCAAGGCGAGGCACAGGCACATGGTCAGCGAGCATTTCTCCATGAGGCTGTGTGGGCAAGGCATGAGGGATACGAAGACATGGTCGCTGCAGCATGGGGCGAGGCCCATGTAGCCAACCAGCATGGCGGGGATCTTGAGAATGCATGCAGAACGCTGAAGATCGCTTCAAAGGCCGTGCAGGAGTGGAGTCGAAAGGTTTTTGCCTCCATTAAAAAACAGATTGCGCACTTGAAGCGCCAGCTTGTTGACGCTAAGGAGCGAGCTGCAAAGTCAGGATACCGACAAGAAGTGAAGGAGATCGAGGATCAACTTCATGAACTATATGAGCGAGAGGAGGTGTATTACAAACAAAGATCGATGACGGACTGGCTAACAGAAGGAGACCAAAACACATGGTACTTCCAGAACAGAGCCTCGCATCGAAAACGTAAGAACACGGTAAAGGCGCTAAGAAGTGAGGATGGGACAAAGTGCACAGATGATGATGGCATGCGTAGGATGGCCGCACAATTCTACGCTCAACTATTTGCTGCTGAAGGGTCGACGGATAGTGAAAATGTGCTGCAGCATATTGAGAGTGTTGTTACAGAAGAGATGAATGGAAATCTTGGCGCGCCATTCACAGATGAGGAGATTGAGGTGGCCCTTTTCCAGATGGGGCCTACAAAGGCTCCGGGACCGGACGGATTACCGGCCATGTTCTACCAACGACACTAGCAGTTGGTTAAGAACGATGTTTGTGGTGCGATAAGGGAGTTTTTGGCAGGGAAGGAGGTGCCGAATGGGTTTAATGATACTAGCATTGTCATGATTC encodes the following:
- the LOC123103011 gene encoding serine/threonine-protein kinase D6PKL2, which translates into the protein MPPDGDAELAADELQSLSFGSSERSRSASTVSTATASCSTSSSSGPIAGVPAPRSCNPSALAPRLGTVQLSDIRFVRRLGAGDIGSVYLAEVKGKGGALVAAKVMDRKELQGRNKEGRARTEREILEAVDHPFLPRLYGVAEGERWSCLLTEFCPGGDLHVLRQRQPHRRFSEAAVRFYVAEVVAALEYIHMLDIVYRDLKPENVLVRADGHIMLTDFDLSLKCDPTAPTPAHVISDPVGLTGRPSASSTCIIPSCIVPSVSCFSLFPGRGRRRRRRKKASGGGGGGLNGSSDGSLPTGVLDLEFVAEPVELRSMSFVGTHEYLAPEIVSGEGHGSSVDWWTLGIFIFELLYGVTPFKGYDNEMTLANIVARALEFPKDPSVSSAARDLVTALLAKDPARRLGATVGAAAIKRHPFFNGVNWALLRCATPPYVPPPFSAAVATAAGSGGPGKKNSPNDDDDDMSDDSCPGTPVEYY